One Cupriavidus pauculus genomic window, GCTGGTCGCCTGCGGGCGGATACGGCTGGTACAGCTGGAACGGGGAACCCGGGAACGAGATGAACTTGCTTTCGTCCAGGGCCGGGGCGGCTTCGGCGAGATTCGACATAGGGTAGGGAAAAACCTCAGGAAAACGGGCGAATACGCTAGAATCTTGGGCTTGTGCGGTACGCTTCAAGGCGTGCTGCAGCCAGCGCAGTCCGAAGCATTCTACGCCCTCCGTTTTGTTACACAGCTGACCACGAGATCTCAAATGAGTTTGTTTTCTGCCGTCGAGATGGCCCCGCGCGACCCGATCCTGGGCCTCAATGAAGCCTTCAACGCCGATACGCGTCCCACCAAGGTGAATCTGGGCGTTGGCGTGTACTTCACCGACGAAGGGAAAATTCCGCTGCTGCGCGCCGTGCAGGAAGCCGAGAAGGCACGCCTGACCACTGCCACCCCGCGCGGTTACCTGCCGATCGAAGGTATCGCCGCCTACGACCAGGCCGTCCAGACGCTGCTGTTCGGCAAGGAATCGCCGCTGATCACCGAAGGCCGCGTTGTGACGGCTCAGGCACTCGGTGGCACCGGTGCCCTGAAGATCGGCGCCGACTTCCTGAAGCGCCTGTACCCCGATGCCAAGGTTGCCATCAGCGACCCGAGCTGGGAGAACCACCGCGCGCTGTTCGAAGCGGCCGGCTTCCCCGTGGTCAACTACACGTACTACGACGCGCCGAGCCACGGCCTGAACTTCGCCGGCATGGTGGAATCGCTGAAGTCGTTCCCGGCCAACACGATCGTCGTGCTGCACGCATGCTGCCACAACCCGACCGGCGTGGACCTGTCGGACGACCAGTGGAAGCAGGTGGTGGAACTCGTGAAGTCGCGCAACCTGATCCCGTTCCTCGACATGGCCTACCAGGGCTTTGCCGAGGGCATCGACGCCGACGGCGCCGCCGTGCGCCTGTTCGCCGAGTCGGGCCTGCCGTTCTTCGTCTCGAGCTCGTTCTCGAAGAGCTTCTCGCTGTACGGCGAGCGCGTGGGTGCCCTGTCGATCGTGACGACCGGCAAGGACGAAGCGCAACGCGTGCTGTCGCAGATCAAGCGCGTGATCCGCACGAACTACTCGAACCCGCCGACGCACGGCGGCACGGTGGTGGCCACGGTGCTGAACAGCCCGGAACTGCGCGCCATGTGGGAAACTGAACTGGCCGAGATGCGCGACCGCATCAAGCTGATGCGCAACGCGCTCGTGGACAAGCTGGCCGCCAAGGGCGTGCCGGGCGACTTCTCGTTCGTGAAGGCCCAGCGCGGCATGTTCTCGTACTCGGGCCTGTCGTCGGCCCAGGTGGATCGCCTGCGCAACGAGCACGGCATCTACGCCGTCGGCACGGGCCGCATCTGCGTGGCCGCGCTGAACAGCCGGAACATCGACGCCGTGGTCAACGCCATCGCCGCCGTTTATTGAAACAGGAAGCTCGATAGCCAAACCGCTGCCGAGGTAGCCTGAAAGGCGACCGGAGGATCACCTCCGGTCGCCTTTTTATGTCCGTCAGACATTCTCATGCGGAATTAAGGCGTTTGTCTTATTGTGCTTTCCTCATGGCGATGTAACTTCCAGTTATATGCTGCAAAGCACGATCGATGGATTGCGGGCATAATCGTTGGCGCCTCCATCGCCACAACGAGGGGCCAACAATACGGCACCACAGGCACCAAGGTATAGGTATCCGGCATGCTTTATCAATTGCACGAGTTCCAGCGCTCGCTTCTGAACCCGCTGACAGCGTGGGCGCAGGCAACGGCGAAGACGTTCACGAACCCCCTCAGCCCCCTTTCGCTCGTTCCGGGCGCGCCGCGCCTGGCAGCCGGTTACGAGTTGCTGTACCGGCTTGGCAAGGAATACGAGAAGCCAGCCTTCGACATCAAGTCGGTTCGTTCCAACGGGCGCGACATCCCGATCGTCGAGCAGACGGTGCTGGAAAAGCCTTTCTGCAAGCTCGTGCGCTTCAAGCGTTATGCGGATGATCCCGACACCATCAAGCTGCTCAAGGACGAGCCGACGGTGCTGGTTTGCGCGCCGCTCTCGGGCCACCATTCGACGCTGCTGCGCGATACCGTGCGCACCCTGCTCCAGGACCACAAGGTCTATGTGACGGACTGGGTC contains:
- a CDS encoding amino acid aminotransferase, producing the protein MSLFSAVEMAPRDPILGLNEAFNADTRPTKVNLGVGVYFTDEGKIPLLRAVQEAEKARLTTATPRGYLPIEGIAAYDQAVQTLLFGKESPLITEGRVVTAQALGGTGALKIGADFLKRLYPDAKVAISDPSWENHRALFEAAGFPVVNYTYYDAPSHGLNFAGMVESLKSFPANTIVVLHACCHNPTGVDLSDDQWKQVVELVKSRNLIPFLDMAYQGFAEGIDADGAAVRLFAESGLPFFVSSSFSKSFSLYGERVGALSIVTTGKDEAQRVLSQIKRVIRTNYSNPPTHGGTVVATVLNSPELRAMWETELAEMRDRIKLMRNALVDKLAAKGVPGDFSFVKAQRGMFSYSGLSSAQVDRLRNEHGIYAVGTGRICVAALNSRNIDAVVNAIAAVY